Genomic DNA from Peribacillus simplex:
GTGAAAATTATCGCAGGAAACATTTCCATGACCTTTGCCTATGCTTATTTAATCGTTCCCAATGAAATTATCAATGGCGGGGTAACTAGCTCGGCATTATTATTGAATGCATTATCGGGTTATAACATTGCCATGCTAGCCAATTTCGTAACAGGATTACTGTTAATCATTTGTTTAGTTTTTCTAGGGAAAGAATACTTTTTCAAGTCGATTGTAAGTTCGCTTAGCTATATGGTTTTTTTCAATTTTTTTTATTCATTGAAGATTAATTTCGAAATAAATATCGCTTTAGTGATTATCATTTCGTCGATTTTGATAGCGATAGGATATTATTTATGTATAACAGCAAATGCCTCCACTGTTGGCTTTGACGTGATCGCCTTAATTTTACATCATAAAAATGAAAAAATAGATATTGCAGCGACAATAAGGATTATCAATCTTTTCGTACTGATATTGGGACTTCTTGTTTACGGTTATACATCGATCGTTAAGGGAATTGCGTTTACATTGCTTTTTTCATACCTTCTGAAGAAAATGCTGGATAGGAAGCAGAATACCGTAAAATTAGCAACGGAAAGTGTGTTAGATGAATCCTCCAATGTGAAAGAAGTAAAATGAAAAATATTTGAGGTTTTCAGTATTAATGGGCACCTTTTTTATTTGAAAATTTTCATTTTGTTATCTAAATATTCTGATTTTTAAATTGACTTTAAAAAAATCAGAGTGTATTATACACATAGTAAGTGGTCCTAACATCATGACGTAGTGATGTTGGATCCGCTTCGAATGTCAAAATAGCCTTAAGGAAGGGGGAATAGGGTGATATAGAATCTTAAGTTCATAGCGTCATCTCCTGTGTTGTTTTTAAAATGCCATGTTTCCAAGTTCCCACTATCTTTGTGAAAGTGTAAAGGACAGGCAGTTGAAAAAGCTTGTTTTTACATGCAAGTAGCGATTATTTTAGTTGATTCCCCAAAATATTGAAAGTTGGTGGAGGATATGAAACATCAACAGGAAGAACTGAAACCAGGCCTGAAACAAAGACATTTAACGATGATATCCTTAAGTGGTGTCATAGGCGCTGGTTTATTCGTAGGAAGCGGTATCATTATTGGTCAAACGGGCCCCGGGGCGATATTATCATATGTTTTGGCAGGCTTGATCGTTGTTCTAGTCATGAGGATGCTTGGGGAAATGGCCACAGTGAATCCCAATACTGGATCTTTTGCCGTTTATGCAAGAGAGGGGATTGGTGAATGGGCCGGTTTTACAACAGGTTGGTTATATTGGTTCTTTTGGGTTATCGTCATTGCCTTGGAAGCAACAGCGGGAGCTGCAATCATACACAGCTGGCTTCCTTCCGTTCCCGTCTGGGTCATAAGTCTATCTTTGATTATCCTATTGAAACTGACGAATATTTTTTCCGTAAAATCGTTTGGTGAGTTCGAGTACTGGTTTTCAATCATTAAAATAATCAGTATCATACTATTTTTGTGCCTGGGTGTAGCAGTGATATTAGGGTTTATCCCAACGATAAAACCACCTGGTGCTTCCAATCTTTTGAATTTCGGCGGTTTTATACCAAATGGGCTAAGTTCTGTACTTGTTGGCGTCGCAATTGTATTTCATGCATTTGTTGGAGTGGAGATTCCAGCGATTGCCGCGGGTGAAACAAGTGATCCGGTAAAGTCAGTTAGAAGTGCATTGAATAGTGTAGTATGGCGAATCCTGATTTTCTATATTGGGTCCATCGCTATTCTAGTGACGCTATTACCTTGGAATTCGGCTTCCCTGCTGAAAAGTCCATTTGTTGCCGTACTTGAAATGATGGGAATCCCTTCTGCTGCCCTGATCATGAATATAGTGATTCTCATTGCCTTGCTTTCTTGTTTGAATTCGGGTTTATATACGAGTTCACGCATGTTATTTTCACTTGCACAAAAGGGCGATGCCCCAAAGTTATTTTCAAAAGTGAGCAAGAACGGTGTCCCTATATTAGCTGTCGTCGGCTCTACATTATTTGCTTTTATCAGCACCATTTTCAGTTATGTCTCACCTGATAAAATCTTTTTCTTTTTAGTGAATTCCTCGGGTGGAGTGGGAATTCTTGTTTATCTGGCCATTGCGGTTTCCCATCTCAGATTAAGGAAGAGAATGGAGAAAGAAAATCCCGGAATTTTCAAGATCAAAATGTGGTTATTCCCTTATTTGACTTATGTAACCATACTTTCCATGATTTCCGTGTTGATATTAATGGCATTTATCGATTCGCAACGTCCACAGTTTATCTTTACCATGCTATTTAGCTTGATCGTTATCTGTTCATTCTTTTTCCTTCGGCGAAAAAGGGCGAAGTATATGGAGAATGAATTAAATATTATTTCTGGTTCCCCTAATTCTGAAAAACTATAGCTTTTGCTCTATACCATTTTAAGGCAATGCTTCATTTACTTCTATGGAACTCCTCAGACAAAATTCTTCAATCACTAATCAGCTAGAATATGACTCCCATAGAAAAAGAGAGCTGTACCAACAGGTGCTTGGCGCCATCTGTCTTTTAAATCATGAAGGAGGGATTATGTTGAATGGTTTCCGTGTAATGACTAGTGGGGTTATCCTTGGAGCCATGTTGCTGTCAGGCTGCAGCAATTCAAGTGAACCGGACGAGGCTCAACAAGAAAAAAGTCCAGCCATGAATGAAAATCCGGATTCAAATACGGGTGAAACCCAAAATGCAGAGGTTATTAAAAAAGGTGTCGGCGATGTGATTCAATCCATAAAAGGATTGGAATCAGAAATAAGTGCAGAGGCGGATTCAGGGGAAATTCAAGAAATGGGCAAAGAGATCAGTTCTACATGGGATTCGATAGAAAAGCAAGTGGAAGATGAATACCCCGATTGGTATGAACGGATTGAGAAAAACCTTTACCCATTAATTGGGGAGTCCGGGAATGCGGATAAGGACCTTGAAAAAATGAAACGTCTCTCTGAGGCTACTAAAGAAGATTTACAGTTATTTTTGGAAAAAGTGAAATGAATTCTCTTTATACCCAGGTTATCACCAGTGGGGAATTTATGGGTTTAGCAAGTTTGTGATTTTATAGGGGTAAGGATGAGGAGGGAACATAGGTTGGAAAGTGCAAAAGAATGCAAAGAGGTTCAGGCAGTGATCTTTGATTGGGCAGGAACGACGGTGGATTATGGTTGTTTTGCACCGGCCCAAGCATTCGTCGAGATATTCAGGATAAGGGGAATAGATATTACCGTTAAGGAAGCAAGGGAACCTATGGGTTTATTGAAAATGGATCATATAATGGAACTCCTGAAAATGAAACGAATCTCCAATTTATGGATTGCTAAATTCGGGAAAGAACCGGACGAAAAGGATCTAAAATCATTATATATGGATTTTGAGGCTTTGCTTTTTAAGGTTCTAAAGGAAAATGCCAAACCGATGCCAGGCGTAATTGAATTAGTCAGCCGTTTAAGGCAGCAAGGAATAAAAATCGGTTCGACGACCGGGTATACTCGTGAAATGATTGATGTTGTTAAACAAGAGGCGGAAAAATGGGGCTATCAACCAGATTCCATCGTTGCGTCTAACGAAGTGCCTGCAGGAAGGCCTGCCCCTTGGATGTGCTTTAAGACGGCGATGAATCTCCAAGTGTATCCACTCAGCAAAATCGTTAAAGTCGGCGATACGATCAGTGACATCAAAGAAGGCATTTCTGCGGGAATGTGGACTGTTGCCGTATTGAAAGGCGGCAGTGAAATCGGCCTTTCAGAAGCGGAAATCAACGAAATGGACCCATATGATCTGCAAAAAAGGATGAAACATGCAGAAAATCGTTTTTGGAATGCAGGAGCTGATTTCGTAATTGATGAAATAGGTGATTTATTGGAAATCATCGATAGGATCAATTACAGATTGACAGAAAAAAAGGATATATTTATTGGTTAAAAAACGCTTCAAATACATGAGTTAGTGACTATGATGGCTAGAGATGTGAAATAAATTCAAAATATTCAATTTATTTATTGACTGTTTCATCCAATGGTAGTATTATACAACTTATAACTGGTACGGACGTCGCAACGTCATTATCAGAAATAACTATAATTAAGGAGAATGTGCTATGGTCGAAACAAAAATGTTAAGAGGAACGAAAGTTAAAATGACACCAAGTGAAGCCATCGTTGAGACATTAGTGGCCGAGGGAGTTAAACATATCTCGGGAATTCTGGGATCCGCTTTCATGGATATGCTTGATTTATTGCCAACTGCAGGCATCCGTTTCATTGGTGTCCGCCATGAACAAAGTGCAGCACATATGGAAGATGCCTATTGTCGTGTCTCTGGTGTTGCAGGAGTCGTCATCGGACAAAACGGACCTGGAATGACGAATATGGTCACCTCTGTTGCAGCGGCCAATCAAGCTCATACTCCAATGGTGGTCATATCACCATCTGCTGGTACACCAACGGTTGGATGGGATGGATTTCAAGAATGTGATCAGGTTTCCATCTTCAAGGCCATCACTAAGGAAACGGTTAGAGTGACACACCCAGGTCGGGTCGCTGATTGCCTTAGGACAGCATTCCGGATTGCCTATGCCGAGAGGGGACCGGTTTTATTCGATATCCCCCGTGATTACTTCTATGGTGAAGTGGAAGATCAAATACTACAACCACATCAATATCGCGTAGATGAACGTGGCTGCGGATCTTCTGCATCCTTGGATAGAGCGGCAGAAATCTTAGCTGAGGCTGAGTATCCTGTCATTATTTCCGGTAGGGGAACGGTCGATTCAGATGGCATTGAGGAAATTAAGAATATTGCAGAATATTTAACAGCTCCGGTAGCTGTCTCCTATATGCATAATGATGCCTTTCCTGCAGATCATCCATTGTCAGTCGGCCCAATCGGTTACATGGGTTCGAAGGCAGCCATGAATACACTAAAGAAAGCGGACGTCATCTTGGCGGTCGGTACAAGATTATCGGTTTTTGGAACGTTACCATGCTATGACATTGATTATTTCCCTAAGGATGCACAAATCATCCAAATAGATATTAATCCAAGGCAAATAGCGAGGACACACCCTGTGGAAGTCGGGATCATCGGAGATGCCCGTGAAGCGAGCCATGAAATCTTGAAACGGTTGAAGGCTAATAAACCTAACCTAAAACAAGAAAAAAAGCGGATGGTCGAGGTAACGAATGAAAAACAAAAATGGGAAGAAGAATTGGTGAAACTTGCGATGATCGAAGGAACGCCGATCAATCCGCGTCGAGCCCTTTTGGAATTGACTAAAGTGTTGCCTGAAAATGCCATCGTTACTACGGATATCGGTAATGTATCGTCAACTGCAAACGCTTACTTAAAATTCAATCAAAGCCGCAGGCATATCGCTGCGCTTACATTCGGGAACACGGGATTTGCTTACCCATCTGCACTTGGTGCCAAGTTAGCTGAACCGAACACGCCTGTTTTAGCCATTGTTGGAGATGGCGCGTGGGGCATGAGCTTACATGAAGTGAGTACGGCCGTTGAAGAAAACATACCGGTCATAGCATGTGTGTTCAATAATAATGCATGGTGTGCAGAGAAAAAGAATCAGGTCGATTTTTATAATAATCGTTTTGTAGGGGCGGATATCCAAAATCCTGATTTCGCAGAAGTTGCCCGGTCAATGGGTGCTGTTGGTATTAGAGTGGAAAAACCTGAGGAGTTAGGCACTGTCATTGAAGAAGCAATAAAATCAAACAAACCGACGGTCATTGATATACAAGTGGATGGAACACAATTAGCTCCTCCATTTAGAAAAGATGCATTAAAAATGCCTACTAGATTATTAGAAAAATATTCACATCTAGATCATAAAAACTGGGATAAATAATGGCGGTAAAAGGTGATATGACAGGTGCGATGACTTATTTTGGTCATCGCACCATCACCAATGAGGTCTGTAACAGCATGGGAACTTAACTTAATTGCGTTCGATGAAAAATAAGGGGGTTTCAATTGTGAAGATGGAAACTGAAACGAAAGACCTTGTTCAAATGGATAAAGACCATTTATGGCATGCGATGCATCGCTATAATGAGAAGGATGCTCCCATGATGGCTACAGAAGGATCCGGCTCATGGTTCACAGATACTAAAGGTGATAAATATCTAGATGGGGTTTCCGGTTTATGGTGCTTGAACCTGGGTCACGGGCGAAAAGAGATTGCGCAGGCAGCCTATGAACAAATGATTAACTTATCTTATTTCCCTTTAACGTTAAGCCATCAGCCGGCAATCGAATTATCTGCAAAAATAAGCGAACATTTAAAGGGCTCCTACACAACGTTTTTTACGAACAGCGGCTCTGAGGCGAATGAGACAGCTTTTAAAATAGCCAGGCAATATCATTCCCAAAACGGCAATCAGGGTAAATACAAATTCATCTCAAGGTACAGAGCTTATCATGGCAATACTTTTGGCGCGCTAAGCGCAACCGCACAGGCAAATCGGAGAGTGAAATATGATCCTGCGGTTCCAGGCTTCCTGCATGTGCCTCCGCCGTATAGTTATCGGAGTCCGTTTGGGGAAAACGTTGAAAGCTCAGATTTGCTTGCAGCTGAATATATCGATCAGGTCATTAATTTTGAAGGGGCTGAAACGGTAGCTGGTGTTATTCTTGAACCATTCATCTCTGGTGGCGGTGTCCTTATTCCTTCGAAAGAATACTTAACGAGGGTTTCGGAAATCTGTAAGAAGCATGATGTTCTTTTAATTGTGGATGAAGTGGTTTCAGGTTTTGGAAGAACTGGAAAAATGTTTGGGTTCATGCACTCCGATGGGGTTCAACCGGATATTGTTACAATGGCAAAGGGGTTGACCAGCGGTTATCTTCCCCTTGGAGCAACGGCGGTGAATTCGAGGATTTATGAGAAATTCAAAGAGAACGGAAATTTAAATCATTTCAGGCATGTGTCAACATATGGAGGCCACCCTGCATCTTGCGCAGTTGCGCTAAAGAACATTGAAATCTTGGAAAATGAAAAAATCGTTCAACGTGTATCTGAGCTTAGTGAATCGACACTAAGTGAGCTCTTTGAATTGACAGCCCTGGATAAAGTAGGGGAAGTTCGGGGAGTCGGGTTTTTATATGGCATTGAATTAGTGGAAGATAAAAAGACAAAAACGCCTGTTTCCGATGAGTTCATGGGTAAAATAATCGGGGCTTGCAAGGAAAAGGGTCTTATCATCGGCCGTAATGGTGATACAGTTCCTGGATATGGAAATGTATTGATCATTGCACCCCCTTTATCTTCGACCGTTGAAGATCTTCGCTTTGTCATAGAAACGGTTAAATCCGTTTTATATCAATTATGTTAATAAAAATAGATGATTGAGCTTTAGGGACAATATATAGAGACGAAAAATGAAGATGGGCATGATATGTCTAACCGTTATGACATCCATGTCCATTTTTTCATGGTGGGTCTAACAGGGGGAAAACTGGAGATTCCGAAGTAGGAGGAAATATGCAATCACAACATAGGTTATTGGTGGTTCTTGCACATCCCGATGATGAGTCATTCCTGTGTGGCGGTACAATTGCCAAAATGTCTGAACGAGGTGTTCATATTACATTACTATGTGCGACAAAAGGTGAAATGGGCAGGCGCATGGGAAATCCCATCATTACAACAAGGGAGGCATTGCCTAAACTAAGGGTAGAGGAGTTAAAAAGAGCTTGTGAAGAATTGGGGATAAGCGACCTGCGATTTTTAAACGTAAGGGATAAAACGATTGAATTTGAATGCTTCGATTTATTGGCGGTGAGAATCGTAAAGGTGATTCGTGAAGTTCAACCGGATGCACTAGTAACATTCCACGGGAAATATGGGGGGCATCCAGACCATTGTGCGATAGGCCGTGCTGCCGAATTTGCTTTTCTAAAATCCGGTGATCCCGATTTTTATCCAGATCCAGTATTTTCAGCTTTTAAGGTTCAAAGTCTGTACTTTGTCCTTTGGCATGCTTTTTATGATGAATGGATAAAGGAAAACGGGATGAGCAGTATCGAAAGAGTGAATATAGCAGGGACATTACAGAAAAAGATCCGTGCCTTAAGGGCCCATCGTTCCCAGACCCTGGCAGTTTCTGAATTGTGGGGGAATCAAAATCCAAGCTTGCCTTTTTTAAAGAAATCCGAGTGCTTTATCAAAGGGAATTCACCTACCAATATAGATGAAACCGTTTTTTTCAAATGATTGAAAGGTTGGGATGATACGTAATCTGGGCTTTAGTTTATCTGGAAAGGGGGAAGGAATATATGGAATTACAAAAATATGAGCCACTGGAAGAAACACCACAAGAGCAGCAAAAGTTGCTTCAAAACAGGGTGGTTTTGTGGCTGAGCGGTATCGCATTCACCTTTTTTATTGCCCTCTTAGGCTTGGGGCTGTCCAAGATTGCAGGATTCAATCGAATCGGTCCACTTGCTTGCTCGATCATCATTGCCGTGATTTATCGACAAATTGCGGGATATCCAGAAAAGTTCAGGACAGGAATAGAATTTTCCGCAAAAAAACTTTTGCGTTTTGCCATTATTTTATACGGGTTGAAATTAAATATCGATGTGATTTTCAATCAGGGTCTGCCATTGTTGGTACGTGACATAGGAACAGTGACTTTTGCAATAGTCGTGATGGTCCTGATTGCAAAGTGGTTTAAGGCAGATGCCTCCATTTCCCTTCTTCTTGCTGTTGGAACTGGGATATGCGGTGCAGCTGCCATCGCGGCAATATCTCCTATCGTGAAAGCGAAGGAAGAAGATACAGCAATAGGCGTCGGGATAATCGCGTTAATGGGAACACTTTTCTCCATTGTTTATACACTTTTACGTCCGATCCTTCCGTTATCTGCTTTGGATTATGGAATTTGGTCTGGGATCAGTCTTCATGAAATCGCGCATGTTGCATTGGCGGGAGCGCCGGCTGGTGAAGATGCGCTAGCGATTGCACTTCTTGCAAAATTGGGCCGTGTCTTTTTACTTATCCCATTATGTTTCATTTTTATGTATTGGATGAAAAAACGCACATCCGGGAAAATGGGCCATGATGCCAAAATTGATTTTCCATGGTTTCTCGTCGGTTTTATAATCATGAGTCTAATAGGAAGTTATGTGTTTGGAAAGTATATCACGGTGTCTACTCTCGTAATGGATGGTATTTCCAAATCGACTACATTTATATTGACAATGGCCATGATCGGTCTTGGACTGAATGTTAGCCTGCAGGCACTGCGGACAAAAGCCATGCGTCCTCTTTTAGCCATGACCATAACCTCTTTGCTGCTCTCGATAATCTCGTACTTTATCGTTTAATAGATAAGCTTTACTATTTTTGCCCATTAAATATGCCTGAAACGTGATAAAGGTTGCATATAGGATAAGCCCTGAATACTTAAATCTATTCAGGTTTTTTTCATCTAAAGAAACGTTTTATTGGAAAAGAAGGAGTGGAAAAATGGTAAAATACTAATTTAAGGAAAAAATCGGCCGTCAGCATGTTTGAATATTATAATTATTTGGTTTACAATATAATAACTGATACGAACATTATGATGTCTTTTTCTGTTTGGAGGAAATTTTATGGAGTTAGACTTTAAAAATCCAATCCCTTTACATGCTCAATTGAAAACCATATTGGAAAATCAGATTTTGGAAGGTTATTATAAAGATAAAATCCCGAGTGAAAGGGAACTCATGGATATGTATTCTGTCAGCAGGAGCACTGTGCGGGAAGCAGTATCCATTCTGGTTCGTGAGGGGATATTGGAAAAAAGGCATGGTAAGGGAACGTTCGTTTCCCTTAAACCTGTACAAGAATGGCTTAAGATGATAAGTTTTACGGAAACCACTAAAAGCATGGGCATTGAACTACTGAATCATGGCCGTGTAATGACACCTGAAAATATAGCTGATGCAAATGGGTTTGAGGATGAATCTTATCATATTAAAAGGTTGCGGTTGCAGGGGGATGTCCCAATAGCCATAGAATTGCATTATTATTCTTTGGACCTAGGAAAAAAATTGACGAAATTCGATTTAAGTACAACCGTATTGTATGATGCACTCGAAGGTGATCTAAACATTGACTTTTGTGAAGCGGAACAAATCATAACCTGCGGCTTCCCAACAAAAGAAGATGCAGAACATTTAGGTATAGCCGAAACGATGTGCTTGCTGATCACAGAACGAATGATTTTTGATTCTGATGGTAACTTAGTAGAATATTATAAAG
This window encodes:
- a CDS encoding YitT family protein, which translates into the protein MKDLVKIIAGNISMTFAYAYLIVPNEIINGGVTSSALLLNALSGYNIAMLANFVTGLLLIICLVFLGKEYFFKSIVSSLSYMVFFNFFYSLKINFEINIALVIIISSILIAIGYYLCITANASTVGFDVIALILHHKNEKIDIAATIRIINLFVLILGLLVYGYTSIVKGIAFTLLFSYLLKKMLDRKQNTVKLATESVLDESSNVKEVK
- a CDS encoding amino acid permease — encoded protein: MKHQQEELKPGLKQRHLTMISLSGVIGAGLFVGSGIIIGQTGPGAILSYVLAGLIVVLVMRMLGEMATVNPNTGSFAVYAREGIGEWAGFTTGWLYWFFWVIVIALEATAGAAIIHSWLPSVPVWVISLSLIILLKLTNIFSVKSFGEFEYWFSIIKIISIILFLCLGVAVILGFIPTIKPPGASNLLNFGGFIPNGLSSVLVGVAIVFHAFVGVEIPAIAAGETSDPVKSVRSALNSVVWRILIFYIGSIAILVTLLPWNSASLLKSPFVAVLEMMGIPSAALIMNIVILIALLSCLNSGLYTSSRMLFSLAQKGDAPKLFSKVSKNGVPILAVVGSTLFAFISTIFSYVSPDKIFFFLVNSSGGVGILVYLAIAVSHLRLRKRMEKENPGIFKIKMWLFPYLTYVTILSMISVLILMAFIDSQRPQFIFTMLFSLIVICSFFFLRRKRAKYMENELNIISGSPNSEKL
- the phnX gene encoding phosphonoacetaldehyde hydrolase, whose amino-acid sequence is MESAKECKEVQAVIFDWAGTTVDYGCFAPAQAFVEIFRIRGIDITVKEAREPMGLLKMDHIMELLKMKRISNLWIAKFGKEPDEKDLKSLYMDFEALLFKVLKENAKPMPGVIELVSRLRQQGIKIGSTTGYTREMIDVVKQEAEKWGYQPDSIVASNEVPAGRPAPWMCFKTAMNLQVYPLSKIVKVGDTISDIKEGISAGMWTVAVLKGGSEIGLSEAEINEMDPYDLQKRMKHAENRFWNAGADFVIDEIGDLLEIIDRINYRLTEKKDIFIG
- the xsc gene encoding sulfoacetaldehyde acetyltransferase; the protein is MVETKMLRGTKVKMTPSEAIVETLVAEGVKHISGILGSAFMDMLDLLPTAGIRFIGVRHEQSAAHMEDAYCRVSGVAGVVIGQNGPGMTNMVTSVAAANQAHTPMVVISPSAGTPTVGWDGFQECDQVSIFKAITKETVRVTHPGRVADCLRTAFRIAYAERGPVLFDIPRDYFYGEVEDQILQPHQYRVDERGCGSSASLDRAAEILAEAEYPVIISGRGTVDSDGIEEIKNIAEYLTAPVAVSYMHNDAFPADHPLSVGPIGYMGSKAAMNTLKKADVILAVGTRLSVFGTLPCYDIDYFPKDAQIIQIDINPRQIARTHPVEVGIIGDAREASHEILKRLKANKPNLKQEKKRMVEVTNEKQKWEEELVKLAMIEGTPINPRRALLELTKVLPENAIVTTDIGNVSSTANAYLKFNQSRRHIAALTFGNTGFAYPSALGAKLAEPNTPVLAIVGDGAWGMSLHEVSTAVEENIPVIACVFNNNAWCAEKKNQVDFYNNRFVGADIQNPDFAEVARSMGAVGIRVEKPEELGTVIEEAIKSNKPTVIDIQVDGTQLAPPFRKDALKMPTRLLEKYSHLDHKNWDK
- a CDS encoding aminotransferase, coding for METETKDLVQMDKDHLWHAMHRYNEKDAPMMATEGSGSWFTDTKGDKYLDGVSGLWCLNLGHGRKEIAQAAYEQMINLSYFPLTLSHQPAIELSAKISEHLKGSYTTFFTNSGSEANETAFKIARQYHSQNGNQGKYKFISRYRAYHGNTFGALSATAQANRRVKYDPAVPGFLHVPPPYSYRSPFGENVESSDLLAAEYIDQVINFEGAETVAGVILEPFISGGGVLIPSKEYLTRVSEICKKHDVLLIVDEVVSGFGRTGKMFGFMHSDGVQPDIVTMAKGLTSGYLPLGATAVNSRIYEKFKENGNLNHFRHVSTYGGHPASCAVALKNIEILENEKIVQRVSELSESTLSELFELTALDKVGEVRGVGFLYGIELVEDKKTKTPVSDEFMGKIIGACKEKGLIIGRNGDTVPGYGNVLIIAPPLSSTVEDLRFVIETVKSVLYQLC
- a CDS encoding PIG-L deacetylase family protein; this encodes MQSQHRLLVVLAHPDDESFLCGGTIAKMSERGVHITLLCATKGEMGRRMGNPIITTREALPKLRVEELKRACEELGISDLRFLNVRDKTIEFECFDLLAVRIVKVIREVQPDALVTFHGKYGGHPDHCAIGRAAEFAFLKSGDPDFYPDPVFSAFKVQSLYFVLWHAFYDEWIKENGMSSIERVNIAGTLQKKIRALRAHRSQTLAVSELWGNQNPSLPFLKKSECFIKGNSPTNIDETVFFK
- a CDS encoding YeiH family protein: MELQKYEPLEETPQEQQKLLQNRVVLWLSGIAFTFFIALLGLGLSKIAGFNRIGPLACSIIIAVIYRQIAGYPEKFRTGIEFSAKKLLRFAIILYGLKLNIDVIFNQGLPLLVRDIGTVTFAIVVMVLIAKWFKADASISLLLAVGTGICGAAAIAAISPIVKAKEEDTAIGVGIIALMGTLFSIVYTLLRPILPLSALDYGIWSGISLHEIAHVALAGAPAGEDALAIALLAKLGRVFLLIPLCFIFMYWMKKRTSGKMGHDAKIDFPWFLVGFIIMSLIGSYVFGKYITVSTLVMDGISKSTTFILTMAMIGLGLNVSLQALRTKAMRPLLAMTITSLLLSIISYFIV
- a CDS encoding GntR family transcriptional regulator encodes the protein MELDFKNPIPLHAQLKTILENQILEGYYKDKIPSERELMDMYSVSRSTVREAVSILVREGILEKRHGKGTFVSLKPVQEWLKMISFTETTKSMGIELLNHGRVMTPENIADANGFEDESYHIKRLRLQGDVPIAIELHYYSLDLGKKLTKFDLSTTVLYDALEGDLNIDFCEAEQIITCGFPTKEDAEHLGIAETMCLLITERMIFDSDGNLVEYYKGLFRSDMYSFAMKMSRKN